The window GAGGAACCCGGCGATGACCATCGCGAAGGTGATGCCGGAGACCGCACGCCACCCGGCGCGGGGATCAGCGGCCAGGCGGCGCGCACCCACCAGCAGCGCCGGTGCGGGTGCGAGGGCTGCAGCGATCCGAGCCGCGACCCACACCAGGAACGGGCCCGCCACGTTCATGCCGGCCACGATGGCCGCGACGAAGCCGATCGCGATCACCATCCCCAGGTTCGAGCCCTGGGAGTCGATCATCGGCATGATCTGCATGAACAGGAGGAAGCCGATGATCAGCGCACCCCAGATCAGCAGCCTCAGCACCGACATCCGCACGGTCCGGGAGTCCCGGGCCACGCCCAGCGGGCTCAGCACCACACCGGTCAGCGACACCGCGGCGGAGGCCGCGGCCAGCAGCACCACGCCCGCGATCAGCAGGGGGTAGGCCCACCAGGGCATCAGCAGCTCACCCACCGTGAACGGGGTGATCCCGAAGTCCAGTGCGGTCAGCGGTGCGGCGGCGAGCATGTGCACCACCACCCCGGCGGCCGCCCCCAGCAGGGCCTGCGCGGCCAGGTCCAGCACGGCGGTCCCGCCCACCTGCGCGGTGGTCCCACCCACCAGGCGGATGGCGGCCAGATCCCGCTCACGGCGGGCCAGGGACAGGCGGGCTGCGGAACCCCCCAGGCCCACGGCGCTCGGGATCAGGAGCACGGAGGCGAACAGCGCACACAGCATCAGGAACGGCATCAGCTGGGCCTCGGCGCTCACGGGACCGGTGAGGTCCGCGGGGATGCGTCGGGCGAAGGCGGCGGCACCACCGATCACAGTGGCGATGATGGCGGTGGCGGCGGTGAAGGCGATCACCGGGAGGGCGTCGGCCAGTGCGCCTCGGCGGCGCAGCAGCAGCGGGGCGGAGGTGATCAGGGCGTTCATCGGGCACCCCCGGTGTTCTGCTGGGGACGCTGGAACTCGCGGTCGATGCGACCGTCACGCATCGCGACGGTGCGGCGGCACGCCACGGCCACGGTCGGGTCGTGGGTCACCATCACCAGGCTCGCACCGGACTCCCGGCAGGCCTCCACCAGGACCTGCAGCACGGACTGGCCGGTGGTCTGGTCCAGGGCGCCGGTGGGTTCGTCGGCGAACACCACCGACGGGCGTCCGGCCAGGGCGCGGGCGATCGCGACTCGCTGCGCCTGGCCACCGGAGAGCTGGCCGGGCCTGCGGTCGTGCATCCCGTCCAGGCCCAGCCGGTCCAGCCAGCTGCGGGCCTCGCTCGAGGCTGCCCGGCGGGAGACCCCACCCAGCATGCGCGGCAGCATCACGTTCTCCACTGCGGTCAGTTCGGGCAGCAGCTGCCCGTCCTGGAAGACGAAGCCGAAGACGCTGCGGCGCAGGCGAGTGCGTCGGCGGTCCGGGAGGGAGGCGAGGTCCGTGCCGTCGTGCAGCACGGTGCCGGAGGTGGGGCGCAGGATCCCGGCAAGGGTGTGCAGCAGAGTGGTCTTGCCGCAGCCGGACGGCCCCATCACGGCGATCGAGTCGGCGCGGGCCACGTCCAGGTCCACGCCGTCCAGGGCGAACGTGCCGGTGCCCTTCTCGCCGTAGGACTTGACCAGCCGACGAGCGCTGAGCACGGGCACGGGGCCGCTGATCGGTACGTCCGGGGCGTGGTGCAGATCGTGGGTGACGGGGGCGGCGGGGCCCGTGGAGTGCACGGGCCCGGTAGGACGGGTGTCGGTCAGGGGTGCGATGTTCATGGCATCCAGCCTGGCCGCAAGGGCCCCGGACGCGCGTCGGCCCCGGGAGCGATCTCCCGGGGCCGATGTCAGACCGTGGTCGCACGCTGATGTCACACCGGCGCCGGTTGGTCGGGCAGGTCAGCCGAAGCGACCGGAGATGTAGTCCTCGGTCTGCTTGTTCGTGGGGTTGGTGAACATCTTCTCGGTGTCGTCGATCTCGATCAGGTGACCGGGCTTGCCGGTGCCGGCGATGTTGAAGAAGCCGGTGCGGTCCGAGACGCGGGACGCCTGCTGCATGTTGTGGGTGACGATCACGATCGTGTAGTCCTGCTTCATCTCGTGGATGAGGTCCTCGATCGCCAGGGTGGAGATCGGGTCCAGCGCGGAGCACGGCTCGTCCATCAGCACCACCTCGGGCTTCACCGCGATGGTGCGGGCGATGCACAGACGCTGCTGCTGACCACCGGACAGGCCCAGGCCCGGCTTGTCCAGGCGGTCCTTCACCTCGTTCCACAGGTTGGCGCCACGCAGCGAGGACTCCATCAGCTCATCGGCCGCCGCCTTCGAGATGCGGGAGCTGTTCAGCTTCACGCCCGCCAGCACGTTGTCGCGGATCGACATGGTGGGGAACGGGTTGGGCTTCTGGAACACCATGCCCACGCGGCGGCGCACGTTCACCGGGTCCACGCGGGGGTCGTAGATGTCCTCGCCGTCGATCTGCACCTTGCCCTTGGCGTAGGCGCCGGGGATCACCTCGTGCATCCGGTTCAGGGTGCGCAGGAAGGTGGACTTGCCACAGCCGGAGGGGCCGATCAGCGCGGTCACCGAGCGGGGCATGATCTGGACGTTGACGTCCTCCACGGCCAGGAAGTCGCCGTAGTAAATGTTCAGGTCCTCGACGGTGATGGGCAGAGGTGCGGCCATCGTGGTTCCTTTCGCTGGGGACGCCGGCTCAGCGGCTGATCTTCGGAGAGAAGTAGTGGCTGACCAGGCGCGCGATGATGTTCAGCACCATCACGATGATGATCAGGGTGAGGGCCGCCGCCCAGGCACGATCGATGTTCGTGGTGATCGAGCAGGCGTACACCTCCTGGTTGATCGGGTTGGTGACCGTATCGCTCATGCAGTTCGCGCTGCCGTTGCGGTACTGCTGGTTGATGTACGTGGGCAGCGTGGCCATGCGACCGTCGAACATGTTCCAGTTGATCGAGGTCACCATGCCCACCGTGAGCAGCAGTGGCGCGGTCTCGCCGATCACGCGGGCGATCGCCAGGGTGATGCCGGTGGTCAGACCCGCCACGGCGGTGCGCAGCACCACCCGCACGATGGTCAGCCACTTCGGCACCCCGAGGGCGTAGGCCGCCTCGCGCAGGTCCATCGGCACCAGGCGCAGCATCTCCTCGCTGGAGCGCACCACGGTGGGGATCATCAGCAGCGACAGCGCCACTGAGCCCATGATGCCCATGCGCACGCCCTGCTGGCCGTCCGGCAGGAACGCCAGGAACAGGGCCAGGCCGAACAGGCCCGCCACAATCGAGGGGATGCCGGTCATCACGTCCACCAGGAAGGTGACGCCCTTGCCGAGCACGCGCCGCCAGCCCTGATCGGCGTACTCCACCAGGAAGATCGCGGTGAACAGCCCGATCGGGATGGAGATGATCGAGGCCCACAGGGTGATCAGCAGCGTGCCCACGGTCGCGTGCAGCACACCACCGGCATCGGCACCGCCGACGATGCCGGACATGTCCTCGGTCCAGAACGAGAACGGGGTGGGCGAGGCCTGGATCAGGCGGGCACCGCCGCGGGAGAGGACCTCCCACAGCAAGGACACCAGCGGGAACATCGCCAGCGCGAACGCACCGATGACGATCAGCATCATCAGGCGGTCCATGGCCCAGCGGCGGCCCTCGCGGATCCACGAGTACACGTAGCCGAACAGCACATGGAGGATGAAGCCCAGCAGCATCAGCGCCGGGATCGAGAAGGCGTCGAAGGCCAGCAGGACGACGGCCGCGACAGCCGCACCGGCAAGGCCCGTGAACACCAGGTGGTACCAGGGCAGGCGTCGCTCGCCGCTGGCACGCATCATGGTGGGGATCTCGGGATCGGTGGTCGTGGTGCTCATGGTGACCTCAGCTCTTCGGGCCGCTGCGGGCGACGATGGCGCGGGCGATCGCGTTGATGATGAACGTCAGGACGAACAGCACCAGGCCCGTGAAGATCAGCAGGGACATGTCGACC is drawn from Brachybacterium muris and contains these coding sequences:
- the pstB gene encoding phosphate ABC transporter ATP-binding protein PstB codes for the protein MAAPLPITVEDLNIYYGDFLAVEDVNVQIMPRSVTALIGPSGCGKSTFLRTLNRMHEVIPGAYAKGKVQIDGEDIYDPRVDPVNVRRRVGMVFQKPNPFPTMSIRDNVLAGVKLNSSRISKAAADELMESSLRGANLWNEVKDRLDKPGLGLSGGQQQRLCIARTIAVKPEVVLMDEPCSALDPISTLAIEDLIHEMKQDYTIVIVTHNMQQASRVSDRTGFFNIAGTGKPGHLIEIDDTEKMFTNPTNKQTEDYISGRFG
- the pstA gene encoding phosphate ABC transporter permease PstA, with protein sequence MSTTTTDPEIPTMMRASGERRLPWYHLVFTGLAGAAVAAVVLLAFDAFSIPALMLLGFILHVLFGYVYSWIREGRRWAMDRLMMLIVIGAFALAMFPLVSLLWEVLSRGGARLIQASPTPFSFWTEDMSGIVGGADAGGVLHATVGTLLITLWASIISIPIGLFTAIFLVEYADQGWRRVLGKGVTFLVDVMTGIPSIVAGLFGLALFLAFLPDGQQGVRMGIMGSVALSLLMIPTVVRSSEEMLRLVPMDLREAAYALGVPKWLTIVRVVLRTAVAGLTTGITLAIARVIGETAPLLLTVGMVTSINWNMFDGRMATLPTYINQQYRNGSANCMSDTVTNPINQEVYACSITTNIDRAWAAALTLIIIVMVLNIIARLVSHYFSPKISR
- a CDS encoding ABC transporter ATP-binding protein, with amino-acid sequence MNIAPLTDTRPTGPVHSTGPAAPVTHDLHHAPDVPISGPVPVLSARRLVKSYGEKGTGTFALDGVDLDVARADSIAVMGPSGCGKTTLLHTLAGILRPTSGTVLHDGTDLASLPDRRRTRLRRSVFGFVFQDGQLLPELTAVENVMLPRMLGGVSRRAASSEARSWLDRLGLDGMHDRRPGQLSGGQAQRVAIARALAGRPSVVFADEPTGALDQTTGQSVLQVLVEACRESGASLVMVTHDPTVAVACRRTVAMRDGRIDREFQRPQQNTGGAR
- a CDS encoding FtsX-like permease family protein, whose protein sequence is MNALITSAPLLLRRRGALADALPVIAFTAATAIIATVIGGAAAFARRIPADLTGPVSAEAQLMPFLMLCALFASVLLIPSAVGLGGSAARLSLARRERDLAAIRLVGGTTAQVGGTAVLDLAAQALLGAAAGVVVHMLAAAPLTALDFGITPFTVGELLMPWWAYPLLIAGVVLLAAASAAVSLTGVVLSPLGVARDSRTVRMSVLRLLIWGALIIGFLLFMQIMPMIDSQGSNLGMVIAIGFVAAIVAGMNVAGPFLVWVAARIAAALAPAPALLVGARRLAADPRAGWRAVSGITFAMVIAGFLTIIATIEPSTPDDQMLATALHTGGMLTLGIAAVLAAVVTGVTQTARVIDHAPQIRAQHIAGAEVSQLHRARLAEITLPVLLSSVVATFTAFLVLLIVFGGGAADPRTVILYFLGVFGAYALVVAAVLVSAPLVRRAALRTA